Genomic DNA from Corticium candelabrum chromosome 5, ooCorCand1.1, whole genome shotgun sequence:
CTGTTGTTTGCTTAGTTAAACACGGTCTCCATGAGACTGCAACAGTTCTAGCTGAAAAATATCAGGATTTTGCAATTCTAGTCAAATTATGTGAAACAAGTGGCGACGAGGGCAAGCTGCAGTTGTATGGCGAACAATTCAAAAATGATGGTTTTGTTCCGTTTCTTTTCAAGTATTACATGGATCAAGGTTTGAGATggataaaattaataataaattactatttttagagtttttaacttaattagtacaacagttactgttgAGTGTTGGTCTCTGTTGTAGAATTGGATCTGGAGAATAATCAGTTGTGATTGTTTAATTTAATAGATCATCAACCCTTGTGATGACATTTTATGTGCTGTAGGTCAGCTGGGTAAGTTGTTGCGTCAACCTTTATCGCGTCACTCAGAACTGACTGAATTCTTGAGGCCTCATACACGTCTGAGCTGGATTCATCACCTACAGACGAGAAATTTCGATGAGGTATCGTGGCATACTGTATAGTAGAACATGTCGCTTTATGTTAGTGTGGAAGAAgttgtagttgtttgtatattgTAATTACttccacacagacagacatgcagagcATGTGTGCACACTACAGATTAGTGCGTTTGGTGTTTGTTGCACTGTAGATGTTTTTATTCAGTAAACACAGTAGCAGGCATTACAGATGTATAGCATTATGCATTTTTATGAGTATGTACACATCACTTTTAGGCTCACTGTGCGCTAGCTGATCTGGCTGATTCTGAGTCCGAGGACGTGTTTAGAAAAAAGACACTTCTAAGTTTGAGTAAATTGTCACTGCTATCTTCTGATAAGTCAAATGAGGAGCAAGAACCGGAGCTAGAAAGTACAGTTCACACATCACACTTTGGTATACTACTGGATGTGATGTACTTTATTACTAGGACTCAACAGTGAACTTGACGTAATTCTACATCAAGAGCAGCTGGCAGACGATGTGCTAAAggtggtggttactgcatgtaGAGTGTATAGTTTATGGTACAATTTGTTGTGGTTTGAGCAGGCAGGTCATGTTGATCCTGATAAACAACCGCCATTGACAGTCGAAGATCTGATTGAAGTAGGGATGTCTGTACTGTGGTGGGTATTGTGAGCGAAGTGGTAGTCAATGTTTTGTGTAGTTCTATACCAGTCCTGACTTGAATCCATCAGCTAGTGAATATGACTTCAAAAAAGCTCTTGATCTGGTTACCTGTGTTGCTGATGTGAGAACCATATGTTGTCATAGTATGTTACTTGTGCAACAATACCGATGTTGTCTTATAGGAAGACATAGATATAGATCAGTTATCACTTCGTATCTGGTGCAGAGCCATTCTTAGAAACAGGCAAGCGAAAGAGAATTCTCTTGGTGCTTACTTACGTTGTTGCTATTGTACAGTTGGTCGGAGATGGAGGGTGTAGAGCCAGTAGCTAGTCTTAGGGAAACGCTCTTTTTCCGCATTGTCAAACTTGCTGTCAATGAAGGTCTTAGCTAGATGATCTTGGGTCTTACATGTTGTTGAATACTTTGTATTGTGCAGGAATAGACCTCAATGACTTTGTTCCCGATCTTGACACTCTACTCAGCTGTGATGAGCTGGAGGCGAGCGGGccgacagacaacagacatttTCTGTATTTGATGAAAATGGGATACGAGCAATTAGACTTAAGTCGATCTCTTCCTGTCTAGTTTAATAACAGTTTTTCAGTAGGGCCTTGATGGACTCTTGCTACTCTGAAGTGTGACTTGAAGTAGACAAATGTGTAAAATACTAATACTCTTGTAGTAGGTGAAACTAATGCCAAGCCAGTTCTGAAGTTGACCATATGGAGATATTCGGTGTACAGGGTATGGTGCATGGTAAAGTTCTAAACAATTCAAAGTGTTACTGGTCACAGTTGAAGACCATGCAGAGTTTGCCAGTCTGTCCTAGAGGCCTTTGACGCTTAGAAGTGACATCCatggtcagtgggtctttcggccattttaaatttcaaatttcaattttcaaattttattattttaatgaTTTTGTGTTTCTACTTTTggttaaaatttaaatattttcaattttaatcTTTTTAAAAaccaaaaattttaaattttttaggtacagtatattagaaattagAAAGCGGACATAGTTGTAAATATGAACTGATTGCCGGATTTGAagtaacagaaattgaacatCCATTCTCTCAAATGATTTGAGTccatcagaaaaagaaattgAAAGAACCAGTAGCAGCCTACCCTGTAGGGACGCATTCCAACACGTGCTGATATTTTAAttcaattaaatttctgcTAAACACatcaaaaatttgaaatttaaaatggcCGAAAGGCCCACTGACCATATACCCTGCATGTTAATGCTTTATAAAATAGACATGGATGTATTAATTCTGTCAAACTACATAGTTTTagctgatatatatatatatatatatatatatatatatatatatatatatatatatatcttctGTATCTCAAGACATTTTTGACGTCGTTTACATTGCATGCTAAGCTGCTCTTTTGAGCTTACTgtacagagtggaatataaggcaaaCTTTATGGTCGGACATCGTGCACTAGCAAAAGAGGTTGAAccaacattttaaattttgcacattcattcttatttgatttctgtatctatttgctatcaaaatcaaaacttaaaatttggcttgtttgctgttttgttgcatggttGCCGTGGTGGTCACAATTCATCGTAACTaagtttattaaattttagttaaagCAAGGCctgtaaagtaatgacattaactgatcaagagatgagcaaACTAGTTATAaagagcatgttgttgttcaacaaacaacttagTTACCAGCACATGGCCCTCCCACCGTTTGTCCTATTCGACTGCAGCTAGTGCAATAAATGGTGCTTGgggcaataaatatgatattgctctagaAAGTCATTTTTGCACATGCATCTGGAGGTCATCGACTCTTAGGTCTTGCCTGCTTTCGTCAGTTGTCTGGATTTTTGGGCCactcattgattccctaccatccatgcaataactattacacCTTTATcaatcatgtaggtatgtccaatcaaagcaaaattgtggtaggtcatgaacaccagttggtcggtcaatgaCCGATGATGACAGTTATATTccactgctgtatgtgtatggtACATGTACGTAGGCAGCACATGTCTGTTTGGAACTATATTGCAAGGCATTTCATTTATATTGAAATGTCAAGCAAGTGAATAGTGAGAACTGACAACTCAATCTTAGTGAAATCATACTGCTCATGAGCCATTTTTGTATTGCAAGTTACAAAGAAAGTGATTAGAGGAGGAGAAGAGTTTGGtgattttgatgattttcattGAACGTACAAAGCAAGAAACACCATGGTTGCCACTCACTGTAAGCTGTTTTATAGACTTGTTGCATAACCTAATTTCCATTGGCTGTGGACGCGTACTGCTACAGAGTTGAAGCATGCTAATAAGTTGTAAGCAAGCAATAGTCACTTAACCATCTCAGCTAAAACATGTAGCATGGGCTGTAATAGTTTGACATGTAAGCATTTGCAGAGAATAAACTTTTTGCACTAACACACAACAGTTCGATCACATAGTTTGACAGCTTCAGTCATCCTTCTTGCTCTCCGGAGCTTTGTCTCTTCTTGAAAGAACTAGAGGACCAACGTTGTCTCCAGTctctttgttgtgtttgttgtgtgtgccATCGCACATTGGAaactacaaaatacaaatcTCTCTTGTTACACAATCACAAGTTTGCAGAAAGGATTGTCTCACTTTGGCTGATCGCCAGCATCGACAAAAAGCTTGTTTCTCATCCAGATCTTCGATGTCTTTGGCAGTCGCCActttctctttttctttcAAAATTGTCAAATTGACGACCCGATCGTCCAGCTTTTCCAACGTCTTAGGCGGTTGTTTAGAAGAAGAGGCAGAGCTAAAGAAGATAGTGCGGATCAGCGAGTAGAGGATCATGAAGACGAGGAGAAAGAAGGCCATCAGCCGAAGACACTCTGATCCTGAAAGATTCGTAAGCCCGGAGACATCCTTAGGAACAGGAATAGACCTGAAATAGTTGGGAAGATGCACGCGAACGAAGTCGTGAATTGTGTTCATCTTGATGACAGATAGCGATAGCGCAACGTAACGCGCGCCAGTTGAACTAGATACGGGAACGCGACTTACAACTTAATCGTAGACGATAATCTGGCCATCCAATCCTAACGTATATCAGTCATGCCGTACAGAAAAATGCTTAGCTCCAGCTACTTGCAAGCGGATTATCAAAGTCGCGCCATCTGATTGAGGCGGGaggagtctggctacgcgagattATAGCTATCCCGGATTATCATAAGACACACTTTCAGCTCCTCCGTACCATCGACTATTTATCACCTGAACTAACCAATCTACCTTTCACCATGGCAACTGTTTCCTTACTGGTAGGTCAGTGTGGGAACCAACTTGGAACGAAGTTTCTAGACACTCTGTTTACAAGCCTTGACAAGGACAACGCAGTGGAATGCAAGACCAGTACGTTCTTTGATGATGAAGACGGTCACGTTCCATCTGCACGAGCAATCAGAATCGATATGGAGAAGAAAGCGATCATTCATGCTGAGCAGGAGGTGAAACGAGGTGGGAAGTGGAAATTTCCTCGAGCACTCAAATTCAGCAAAAGATCTGGATCAGGAAATAATTGGGCTCAGGGTTATGTTGGCTATTCCACGACAGACAAGGACTCATTACATGATATCTTGCAACGGCAGGTGGAGAAGTGTGACATGTTGGATGGGTTCTTGATGATCTCAGGTCTTGCAGGAGGAACGGGGTCGGGTTTAGGGGTGGCAATCAGTGAACAAGTTCGAGACGAATATCAACATGCATCTCTAATGCATCAGACAGTGTGGCCGTATTCATCAGGTGAGGTCATCGTGCAGGATTACAATGCAGTCTTGACCCTTTCTCATCTCTACGAGTTGTCTGATGGCATCGCAATATTAGAAAACGATCAGCTTCATAGAATCTGCAATCACCGGCTGGGTATAGAAAATGTTGGTATTAATGAGATCAACACAGTGGCCGCTCACATTTTATCATCAGTGTGGAAGCCCGTATCAAAGGACATGCCGTTACATCGTCTGGTCGTCGACATTCCTTATTATTTGTGCAGCCATCCAGCATTCAAACTTTTTCAATTTAAAACTGCCCCTATTATTAGACCTACTTCTCTTAGCCACACGGTGACAGCATGGCCTGGACTGTTGAAACGTATATATCAAATGCTGATTACAAACACAGTCGTTGACGAGGAGATTGACTGGTCGACGACATTGTCTGCATCATTTCCACCAGAAGATCATGCACACAAACCGGTGAAAACCCTTCAAAACATGCTGATTCTACGAGGTAAAGATGTTCATCAGGTTGATACCTCAACCCTCGCAGATCCAAGGCTCTATGTTCAACAGTCTTCATCACCTCGACTTCACGTTTTACGAGACAGGAGAACGTTTCTGGGTTATGACAAATGTGCTACGCTCTTGTCCAACAGTCAGGGTAGCATCAACGGGCTAGACAACATTGTACGCAGATCGTGGAGGATGTTTACCTCGCACGCGTATCTCCATCAATACGAGACTTACGGAGTTACGAGAGATGACTTTGAGGCAAGCTTTCTACAATTAGAACAAGTGATGCATGATTATCGTAAACTGTCGGAAACTTGACTCAAAACAGAATGtcatttattaataaatctGGGATAAAGTTCCAGCTGACAAACCTGAACTGGTTATCTCCAGTCTTTCCTCTACCTCACTAAATGTTCGTTCACTTGAAGATCTTTCCCTGGTTCAATTTCTTACCACCAAAATCACCTTCCCAAGCAAAGTACTCATTGATCATTTTGCGATGTTCTTCACTGGTTGGGTCTAGTCGTTTCCAGCTATATGAAGGTGAATCTATTTGCCAGTTTTCGTTCAACTGCAGCACAAACACCGGCATGTAAGTACGCATGTCATAATAAAGCAGTAGCTCATCAAACCTCAAAAACTAGCTGATGCCCTCGAAAGACCCAGATACCAGATATTGAGTTGTTGTCGTCTTCACCAAATATGACAACACTAGCAAATGCGTGTTTGTGCAGTTTGTCAAGACGTTGGAACATTCCGCCGACGAGGTTGCATGTCATGAAGATCCTCTTTAATTCCTCGGGATATTTGTATTCACTATACCAGATGGAGTAGCCTTCCGGATCGAATTTGTCCCAAAAGAAAGGAATTGCCACGGTAAGCGTATCATTGTTGGAATAGCAGCGTTTGAACTCGTCCAAAACAAACGGACTAAAAACAGTAACTGAATCAGTGCAAATCAACAATCAGTGGCTCAGTTTGCTATGTAAATTACTGGCAAATTATTGTGCTGCTAAACTGAAAAATGGAATGACAAGAATGCTCCTATTATAAACACGTGCAACAGAAAACCTCAAACTTCAAGCACATTTAACCATGGCCTATATCATTTTGACTGTGCTTATGTCACATTACCCCAGGATGCAGATCAATCAAACTAAACTCCTTCCTAACATCACATTGCATCATACCATAACGAGAATGAAACCAATTTGGTGACGGCAAATAATTTCATCAAAACTTCCATATTTGGCAAATTAGCTGGAAACTTTAAAATGCAATAAAGTGGTTGTAATAGCCAGCTGTTAGACACTTTAGATTTATGTAAGTAAATATTCATTTGAACATGAAATTAAAATGAAAACTTGCATATGGTATCACTCCTATATTCCTGTTACATTGTACCCTTACAGGAGATCACATTTGTGTAGGCTACTGATATTATAAGCAACATGAGGATACCTTGTTAAAAAAAGCAAAATTGCAAGCTGACATTTTGAATGTCGGgccataaaaacaaacaactacagaATTTCCTCATTCACAGCAATACTCCTTGTACAGGTATTACTCACTAACTAACTACAGAAAGGATACTTTTATAAGCTGTAGATAGCAACTCTTGCAACTTGATAATCACAAATTACTCTCCCTGTATTACACCTACACTACGTGTGGTATTGAAGAATGGGCAAAATTACAATGTGTAATCGATAGCTACATTTGTTTAGTCATTTTAACTGAAATAACAGAGAACAATTATTTCAAGTCACACACTTACATGCACATATACCATACCTTTGTGGCAGATCAGCAAACGGGTCTTTTGAAGATGATTCCCGAGGTACATCGTCTTCTCCCTCATCATCGTCATCCTTCGGCTTTTCCTTTTTCGCAgcttttgctgtctgttttgCTTCTTTTTTCGCTTCTTTCACAGCTTGTTTCATTTCCTTTCCTGcttttttctcttctttctctttctttttgtCATCCTTCTTTGGCTGAAGTTGAGCAAACTTCTTGGCTACAACAGAGAACGTTACGTTTTTATGCAACCATACCCAGTATAGTTGCTGTGAAATTAGAAACCGTCAAACTGAGCCATTTTAGTGCAAAGCTCAACTTTGCCAATAACACTGACGAACTGAGGCTGATTGATGCAAGTTGTAAACCAACGATTGACATTTCCAAATGGAGCTCTAAATGCAGGCTCCAGCACCTAAAACATGCATAGAACACATCAATTAGCAGATAATATCCAATATCAGGTTATAAATAGATGGAAGTTACACATGTAATAGTAAGTATCATTTACCATACCTGTTGATAGAGCATCAATAAAGTGCAAGCGACTGCAATATCGGCCAGAGTAACTCTCTCCCCAACAAGGAACGTTCTCGTTTCCAAATGCTTGTTTAACACACGGAGGATAGTGCAAATGTCCTCCTTGGCCTTGTCTGTATTCTAAAAAGACATCTGAACTTACTATACTGTCATCTGTAGTAACATGCAAATGCAAAAAACGACAGCATTATTAACCATATGCTGATGCTACATACACTGTtgcagggttctcgctagagTTTGGGAGCGTGGCAGGATGGGTGGGTCCATGacgcatgcagtctgctctcTACAGTTGCACGGTCCAagtcggacatgcgcacttgagccgatctccAGTGAGGTATATTTTGCGTCATAGCTATTGCATGTAACGtacgttcaagtgccctggcaaggaaatcaactttgatCGCCACTAAGCCCTTCTTAGCGATATTCAAaggttgcgcatgcgcaagttcCATGGACGAAACaaagtctagagtagattctaggcgCTACACTTCTCGGACAAGAGGTGTGTTTTTGGTGTCGCAGAAAGAGCATCCGGGACCACTATCAATGGTAGCACATCcaggactgcaatcaacacaagacagtgtagtgtacacgtctGGAGCAAGGCTATTATCCCGCATTCTTTGcaagagcctggatttgtgACTAAAGTCACCTTTATTCTACTAAGTAAtatagtattgtgtttcagtactgTAATATGGAATTTTCAAACATTCctatctaccgtttctgagAAGGGcgcactcctactggagcGGGGCGCAGCGCCATGCTGTCACactgtagcgagaaccctgtgTTAAATAAGTGATTAGGCCAAACCACAAAAATTGTCCAAGTTTGGATAACATTCCCTCAAAAATACGGTTCGTTGGTCGGTCGGGTTATATATTTTCTTAAAGATGTTTCCGGACATAAGTCCATGCTAATGACATCAGCACGTCTGTTACAAAGTGAGGTTGATCAGTAGTTGTTTCAACATCTACACTTGCTTCTAACTGCACAAGAACAAAAAAATGTCTTTCAAATTCTATATGAAGCCCTATGTCGTCTTAGACAGAGCCACCTAGAATCGGTTTCACGCTTCAGCTTTGCATGCAGGTGTTCAACGTAGTAGGCGTTTGACATCCCACACACTTCCACCAATAAGCTGTCCAGCATCCGGCTATCAGCTAATCTACAAACAGTGTGGACCCTCCGTTACTGTGATGCATACGGCAGGCATACTACCTGAACAAGTAGTTacctaaaatttttagttgaCTTCAACAAAGCAGGGCGTCTGCATTTGCACGACAAGGCTACTGTAGCTATAAGTAACGAATGTCAGAGCAAAAAATCCATTGGGAAATATCACAGCAAGAAATCCTTTGGGAATATGGTCGGCTGGGTTGCCCAAacttgacttgtttgtttggccTTGTAATCATGCCATATTAAAGATGCAGGGTCACGGTcagacatgcgcacttgagccgatctcaagtgaggtagccTTTGCGTCGTAGCTATTGCACgtaacatacgttcaagtgTCTCGGCAAGAAAATCGGTTTTAACTACAAGTAagcccttcaaatgctgttcacatgttgcgcatgcgcaaagatCAATAGACAAAACTACAGTCGTGTGTCACTTATCTGACTCCCTTGAGACCGgaccctgttggataagtgaatatgttggataagtgaatatgttggataactgaagctgctaccaactcaactattgttcatattatactgcattttccacattaggtatactgaatgtagatgtgaTTTTAAACAAACCTAATGCCTTATTGATctagaaataaaaattatacttttcatgattgattgtaaataataataataatatattatgcAGGATGCattatctgtcatatcatcacTCACGTGGCAAGCTTGACCTGATGGGCAATCGGtgtgttggataagtgaatgTCTGGGTAAGTGAATGTCGGGATAAGTGAATGTCGGATAAATGACACACGACTGTACTGTAAAACTTGCTATTTCGGCGTTGATTGACAGGTACAGCAGCAGTGTAGGCtttaaatacaaaattttggtgctcactgtAAACTGAGTGGGTTTGGTtactctgagagaaagacgtgACTACGGCAAATGCAACATACGGGAACGTGGCGTGTGCTGTCTGGTCACTTAGAAACTCCGATCTGGCTCAAAGTGAGAGGGTGCTTGCCGAATTTTACCGAAACCGCAGTGcagcaacctcagtttgaggttttagaagaaaatTTCCCGAAaactacatctaaaaagcCTAGAATTAAGCTCCCAGCGTCATGGTCTAACGCAACCTCCTAATTAGCTACTGCAATGTCTTGAGACTATCATGAGGTCTTGCTGCCCTTCTGCATACTAagaacttaattaaatacatcTCAACATATTACAAATTGGCAGATACAGTAGTGCATAAACAAACTCTACTCAACTAAGTACATGTGGCCTTACTCATTAATCCTGGTCCAACGACTTTACATTCTACTAATGCTTTGCACAAATGCAAATAAATGGAATTTCAATCTTCCACAAATATGTACAGTACCCCAACTCTTTGTAAAGTTAAGCCTCTAGGTCAAGAATTAGATTATGAGTGCATTAAGAAATAGCAGTGCCATAAACATAGCAGTCCACTAAACATAACACTCCCAAAATCGCTTTTGTGCACACCCTTCCTCAGTAAAATGCATTGACTTGAACAGACTGACCAATCAACTTGCCTGCTTGTTGTAGTGCATGATACCATATGTTGGAAATACCCACGTGCACGCCGAAGGAAGTATCTCCTGGTCAGCAACATTCACAAACTGTAGTATTTGAGCAGCCTCGACCTTTGTTTTGCCATGCAACTGTTCTCCAGCCACTGCAAAGGCACAAGATAACAATGAGATTATGCACTAACGCATCATACAACTGTATCAACTGTAATACCATAGTAAGCTATTGCGTTAGTTTCATATATTGCAGTCTCATCTGCTGTCTCGAATGCAGGAACCttgaaaaatgacaaacacatataacaaataaatagacaagtcataaacaacagtaaacaacaacaaacagtaaacgtaaataattaagctacgagcgtaaaggaaggacaccacaatgagtggagGACTGCTttgcgagaagctcactctaaacgagCTGAACTgacttccagtctgtctgtccgtatgtcaTTACCTATGTACCTATATTTATACGTTATAAGCATGTGTCATGCTCAGGgagtttgttgagccaatcagcagtccttttgGGATACAAAATTGGTGACGTAACACTAGCTTGTCGGTGTGAATCACTCTTGGGAATTTgttcagccaatcagcagttcTTTGGGACACCAaaaatgggtgacgtaacaatcccgcgcattatgacagaaagccgagatgtcataTCTCCATTATGGTCAAACCGTCATCAAACTGAGAAGCACAGAGTAAATTTCAGGCTAGAGTTGTAATGTGTCTGTTActtttttacagaagaatcgcaaaacaaacgaattcatcttTCTTCAATAAGCCAAGTGacggtcccatgggaccatgcatgcatgcaccttTGCACGACAAAACATGTCATCCGCTAGAACTGATGATGGCAGCCTCATGCAATAAAGGTTCGTAGGAAATGCTCACGCCGCTTTCTTCAGAATCCAGTCActacatgtcgcttcacagtatttctaggagacgtatgagatcaatctttatataactagctacaacgaattatcatcggaacgaaagatgctaggAATGAAAGATActagcaacgtacggctcaacgaaagcatgataatcgcgTCCACCTCAATTGTtaactgcaagtgatgcaagagcgttACAGAAtcgagaaataacgtggataactaGCAAGCCCACTCCACGCAAGAGTATACGATTTATAGGTGTAAGTaagactgatgataaacgacCGACgttgtcttgcaagaaagatttgtAGGAACTGTTGATGTTGCTTtctgctgctttcttctggatccggtcgctacatgtacagacatgtCGCGTCACAGTATTCCCCatgcacgtacatcgatctctagaaTTAACTAAAGATAATAGCAATGGCTCAACGAAAGTATGATAACGCATGTGCATTACATTCtggcaacaagctaatgattaattaaatgataatgacaataaatagacaaaaattaataaatttaaatttacaaAAACATATCAGGTGTGTTTTCATTTACAGCAGGGTATGCCGTCATACCAAAGGTGTTGGAACAGAAAGGCGCGAAATGCAGTCATTAACTATGCATGCTGGCCTTTGCAATGCTGCTTACTGTTTAGTTAGGGTAGAGAAACGAGCACAAAGACTGTACGGCCATGTCGCACGCAAAAAGACAACAGGCAGACTCTGTCCTCTTTCGTCGTTGACTAAAAGACTACGCAATAGCAATTAcgctactgtacatgtacacttttGTCTTAAACTATCATCGCACTCCCGGAATCAATCAAAGCCATTGCAACTCCACGTGAAATTTCTACGTGGCTGATGTCAGCCTCAAGCTACTCCCAAAGAAATTGCTGCACGCGACTAAAAAGAGATACCTTCACTCGCTGCAACGTAGGGAGAACACTGGAACTGTTTGCAACCTACAAACGTGCCTAAACAATATTATTCGGTCCGTACACGTCTGACACACAAGCTGTTGTAGCACACTAAATGACATCGGTGAGGTGGGCGATTGTTTACTGATCTCCGCATGTTTCAGAGGAAATAATTAGGAAGTAACTCAACTGTGATTTACAACCCaccaatcatcatttgcaaaatagGTCAGGTGACAAACTAGTATATCGCATAACATAGagttactaggcctcccttcACTTTACAGAGACAACATCACGTAATACCGCctgttgctatcctcgcgtaGAACGACCACCGAAAGCgaaggaaggcctagtgtcaAGGCTAATGTGCCACGGGTGTTTATGAGTGTTCTCTCATTTACAACTACTACTTACAAGAATCATGTACCGTCCTTTAAGTCTGGTTTATAATATGACACAAAAGACACTCTCAACACTGGCAAGGACATTAGCAAAAACGCTGGCGAAAATGCTAAAGCAGCCGAGTATCATATTCTAAACTCTTGCATATCATTGCTTAAGCGTCATCAGCATCATCGCAGTATCATCAACGTTTAAGTTGACTCAAGTTCAACTCCAGTGTTTGCTGGAAGTATGTGCTGTTTGTCgacaaatcagagatcaaatAGGTGAGTAAAATATCTGGAAATGAAATACAGAAGAGAAGCTACTATGGAGTGTACACAGATATGACTGCCTGTGGCAAACAAAGTCACTGAAATGCAAGCAGATTGTAATACTCTTCTTACTCTCTGTGTCTTTGGACAGTAGGTCCCACCtatttccatttgcatctctCGCTGGCTTCCCAAACCCTTCTAAACATTTTAATACACTGCACCATAAGTAGAAGAAGCCAGTCGTTTTCATTCATGCTATACAATGGTAATGAGCATTCGCCTAGTGGCTAGTTCTAGTCACCTTTGCTCATCAAATGGTGTTGTAAAT
This window encodes:
- the LOC134180523 gene encoding tubulin delta chain-like → MATVSLLVGQCGNQLGTKFLDTLFTSLDKDNAVECKTSTFFDDEDGHVPSARAIRIDMEKKAIIHAEQEVKRGGKWKFPRALKFSKRSGSGNNWAQGYVGYSTTDKDSLHDILQRQVEKCDMLDGFLMISGLAGGTGSGLGVAISEQVRDEYQHASLMHQTVWPYSSGEVIVQDYNAVLTLSHLYELSDGIAILENDQLHRICNHRLGIENVGINEINTVAAHILSSVWKPVSKDMPLHRLVVDIPYYLCSHPAFKLFQFKTAPIIRPTSLSHTVTAWPGLLKRIYQMLITNTVVDEEIDWSTTLSASFPPEDHAHKPVKTLQNMLILRGKDVHQVDTSTLADPRLYVQQSSSPRLHVLRDRRTFLGYDKCATLLSNSQGSINGLDNIVRRSWRMFTSHAYLHQYETYGVTRDDFEASFLQLEQVMHDYRKLSET
- the LOC134180522 gene encoding elongation factor 1-gamma-A-like translates to MAGTLYTYPNNFRAYKILIAAQYSGEDVRVVSEPPEFVLGETNKTAKFLEKFPLGKVPAFETADETAIYETNAIAYYVAGEQLHGKTKVEAAQILQFVNVADQEILPSACTWVFPTYGIMHYNKQNTDKAKEDICTILRVLNKHLETRTFLVGERVTLADIAVACTLLMLYQQVLEPAFRAPFGNVNRWFTTCINQPQFVSVIGKVELCTKMAQFDAKKFAQLQPKKDDKKKEKEEKKAGKEMKQAVKEAKKEAKQTAKAAKKEKPKDDDDEGEDDVPRESSSKDPFADLPQSPFVLDEFKRCYSNNDTLTVAIPFFWDKFDPEGYSIWYSEYKYPEELKRIFMTCNLVGGMFQRLDKLHKHAFASVVIFGEDDNNSISGIWVFRGHQLVFELNENWQIDSPSYSWKRLDPTSEEHRKMINEYFAWEGDFGGKKLNQGKIFK
- the LOC134180524 gene encoding CDGSH iron-sulfur domain-containing protein 2 homolog A-like, which gives rise to MNTIHDFVRVHLPNYFRSIPVPKDVSGLTNLSGSECLRLMAFFLLVFMILYSLIRTIFFSSASSSKQPPKTLEKLDDRVVNLTILKEKEKVATAKDIEDLDEKQAFCRCWRSAKFPMCDGTHNKHNKETGDNVGPLVLSRRDKAPESKKDD